From Streptomyces sp. NBC_00370, a single genomic window includes:
- a CDS encoding sensor histidine kinase yields the protein METALRRSFAGLSLLFAIAWWLTAVSLAVSDDRRPLPLGVTVLFAASATAWAYRGAFVRIGPVDAWSAAVVAVTVHTIYAVQPYAELVVGLRCMTTAAAVILAVAYLPRAQGLPMAVLALAGQIAAGWQEGVGSALQGIWPPLAAGVAATVLAPVLRAAGDRADTAMRVDEDTSEAAARERAALRGRRDFQRLLHDDVGSALRVAGMSGVPTGEQRAEARRALVALTAGSGGAAGAEGSGDVDLVPLLTGLTATSVSGVPRPRVTTHFPPELLVPHDVAAACTGAAVEALRNVRYAGAAHVVVRLSGDHQALELTVVDDGRGFVPSQVRRTALGLRDSIGRRMADIGGVADVRSRPGHGTTVHLRWAAPVPDASDNALGQARGQRETLRAAAGDVRHALAAVCLPYLVVMAVVAVIQTVGTPTLLGHLVWYLALAAATCVLLARADRRITGRVAVPLLAVAVAGAVSCLLVIPPEAVRDYRSWPIGAVTPLLALLVIVRPVRQTVLALACEEVGIVVLIALNPPADESVVSTVAMALPTMFAPATGVVMGLVIRRTLVTLGEAVLNAHRHRMIVVATESAVRARAQQHRRRLREIDAQIVPFLHTIATGDGADDRPDPAAVRARADRLAQSIRDELHLPGVLDGPLRDLVGRAREAGCEVTIHAQADDAAALPDTPARTALLRKVLTAALTDQTTPGELVLGVQDGPKGRTLSLVTMPGDPRRGAALHAALEGTPHTLEDSADLTWAEAALPERVRSGD from the coding sequence GTGGAGACCGCCCTTCGCCGCTCGTTCGCGGGTCTGTCGCTGCTGTTCGCCATCGCGTGGTGGCTCACGGCCGTCTCCCTGGCTGTCTCTGACGACCGGCGTCCGCTGCCCTTGGGCGTCACCGTGCTCTTCGCCGCGTCCGCGACGGCCTGGGCCTACCGGGGAGCCTTCGTCCGCATCGGACCGGTCGATGCCTGGTCAGCCGCAGTCGTGGCGGTGACCGTGCACACGATCTACGCCGTACAACCCTACGCGGAGCTGGTGGTCGGCCTGCGCTGTATGACGACGGCCGCCGCGGTCATCCTCGCTGTCGCGTACCTGCCCCGCGCCCAGGGGCTGCCCATGGCGGTGCTCGCTCTTGCGGGGCAGATAGCCGCAGGGTGGCAGGAGGGTGTGGGGAGTGCCCTGCAGGGGATCTGGCCGCCGCTCGCCGCAGGGGTGGCCGCGACGGTACTGGCCCCCGTCCTTCGCGCCGCAGGTGACCGTGCGGACACCGCGATGCGCGTGGACGAGGACACCAGTGAAGCCGCAGCACGGGAACGGGCCGCTCTGCGGGGCAGACGCGACTTCCAGCGGCTCCTGCACGACGACGTCGGGTCGGCTCTGCGCGTGGCGGGCATGAGCGGCGTACCCACCGGGGAACAGCGTGCCGAGGCCCGCCGCGCGCTGGTGGCACTGACGGCCGGTTCGGGCGGCGCGGCCGGCGCGGAGGGCAGCGGAGACGTCGACCTCGTACCGTTGCTGACGGGGCTGACGGCCACATCGGTGAGCGGCGTCCCGCGGCCGCGGGTGACGACGCACTTCCCGCCGGAGCTGCTGGTGCCCCACGACGTGGCCGCCGCGTGCACGGGAGCGGCCGTCGAGGCGCTGCGCAACGTACGGTACGCCGGCGCCGCGCACGTCGTGGTCCGGCTGAGCGGGGATCACCAGGCCCTGGAGCTGACCGTGGTGGACGACGGCCGCGGCTTCGTGCCGTCCCAGGTCCGCCGGACCGCCCTGGGCCTGCGCGACTCCATCGGCCGGCGGATGGCCGACATCGGCGGCGTGGCCGACGTACGAAGCCGACCCGGACATGGCACGACGGTCCACCTCCGGTGGGCCGCCCCCGTACCGGACGCCTCCGACAACGCGCTGGGACAAGCACGCGGTCAGCGGGAGACGCTGCGCGCCGCCGCGGGGGACGTACGCCATGCGTTGGCGGCAGTGTGCCTGCCGTACCTGGTGGTCATGGCCGTCGTGGCGGTGATCCAGACCGTGGGGACGCCAACGCTGCTCGGCCATCTCGTCTGGTACCTGGCGCTGGCGGCGGCCACCTGCGTGCTACTCGCCAGAGCAGACCGGCGGATCACCGGACGGGTGGCCGTTCCGCTGCTGGCCGTCGCGGTCGCGGGTGCGGTGAGTTGTCTGCTCGTCATCCCGCCGGAGGCCGTCAGGGACTACCGCTCGTGGCCGATCGGCGCGGTCACCCCGCTGCTGGCCCTGCTCGTCATCGTGCGTCCGGTCCGCCAGACGGTTCTCGCACTCGCGTGCGAGGAAGTGGGCATCGTTGTACTGATCGCCCTGAACCCGCCGGCCGACGAGTCGGTCGTGAGTACGGTAGCCATGGCACTCCCCACGATGTTCGCTCCCGCGACGGGGGTGGTGATGGGCCTGGTCATCCGGCGGACCCTGGTCACCCTGGGCGAGGCGGTATTGAACGCCCACCGACACCGCATGATCGTCGTCGCCACCGAGTCCGCCGTGCGCGCGAGAGCGCAACAGCACCGTCGTCGACTGCGGGAGATCGATGCGCAGATCGTGCCCTTCCTCCATACGATCGCCACAGGAGACGGCGCCGATGACAGACCGGACCCGGCCGCTGTCCGCGCTCGGGCGGACCGGCTGGCCCAGTCCATCCGCGACGAACTGCACCTGCCGGGCGTCCTCGACGGCCCCCTGCGCGACCTGGTCGGCCGCGCACGCGAAGCGGGCTGTGAGGTGACGATCCACGCCCAGGCGGACGACGCCGCCGCGCTTCCCGACACTCCCGCCAGAACGGCTCTGCTGCGGAAGGTACTCACCGCCGCACTGACGGACCAGACCACACCCGGCGAACTGGTACTCGGCGTCCAGGACGGCCCCAAGGGCCGAACCCTCAGCCTCGTCACGATGCCTGGCGATCCCCGCCGCGGCGCAGCGCTCCACGCGGCACTGGAAGGCACGCCGCACACCCTGGAGGACTCCGCCGACCTGACCTGGGCGGAGGCCGCACTGCCGGAGCGTGTTCGTAGCGGTGATTGA
- a CDS encoding response regulator transcription factor, with translation MNDTHGSPADRQATTGPRLAAVDDHRVILHGIQACLAGEAPEIDWVGSAVNVDALPSRVTSLPSVVLLDIELNDGSDVAANVRRLREWGPQVVLFSREHRPVVVRRGVEAGALGLVLKEDPDAQLAEAIRAAHAGKAYVSSRLAHQIVHDRRGKVRLSPRQLEVLELLARGLKPTVIARRLYMTEETVRTHRRRAIEAFAKDEGTRPASTSELVYRSMVDGHIDLGPSDPGRPGTSSPDADR, from the coding sequence ATGAACGACACGCACGGATCGCCCGCTGACCGCCAAGCTACGACCGGACCGCGCCTGGCTGCGGTCGACGATCACCGCGTCATCCTCCATGGCATCCAGGCATGCCTCGCCGGGGAAGCACCCGAGATCGACTGGGTGGGGAGCGCCGTGAACGTCGATGCACTGCCGTCCAGGGTGACTTCGCTCCCGTCGGTCGTCCTTCTGGACATCGAGCTGAACGACGGCAGCGACGTCGCCGCCAACGTGCGGCGCCTGCGTGAGTGGGGTCCGCAGGTCGTGCTGTTCAGTCGCGAGCACCGCCCCGTGGTGGTGCGCCGGGGTGTCGAGGCAGGGGCGCTCGGGCTGGTGCTGAAAGAAGACCCGGACGCCCAACTCGCCGAAGCCATCAGGGCAGCGCACGCGGGCAAGGCATATGTGTCCAGTCGGCTGGCCCATCAGATCGTCCACGACCGGCGGGGAAAGGTGCGGTTGAGCCCCCGGCAACTGGAGGTGCTGGAGCTGCTGGCCCGCGGACTCAAGCCGACGGTGATCGCCCGTCGCTTATACATGACCGAGGAGACGGTCAGGACTCACCGCAGGAGGGCCATCGAGGCGTTCGCCAAGGACGAGGGAACCCGCCCGGCCAGCACCTCCGAGCTGGTGTACCGCTCGATGGTGGACGGCCACATCGACCTCGGCCCGAGCGACCCCGGCAGACCCGGCACGTCGTCCCCGGACGCCGACAGGTGA